Part of the Acidobacteriota bacterium genome, CTGCGGCTACCACAAGGCCATCGTACGTTCTCACGACCACAGTAACTGTCGCGTCACAGGCCGCAGTAGCACAGACGACAGCCAGAATTAGGCAGATTGATAGTCTAGTCATGGACCCTCCCTCTCCTTTGTACTTGAAGAATACCGCGTAACATGGCAGCAGCATAACTCGCCACGGGGGTGCTTGTCAAACACACTTTGGGCTATTTTGCTCTGGCTTTGCCGGAGAAGCGGGGCTATATTGTCTGCTATGAAGCCCAACCCCAAGTTTGCGAATGAAACGCCATCGTTCTGGGCACTCGTCCGTTACGCGTCGGAGCAGATTGGCTATTCCAATCGTGCGAAAAAGGGCAAGGTCAAATCTCTGAGGCGATACACGTATAACGAGCTTGATGAGTTTTCGAAGAAGCTTGGAATTGACGACGCAATAGTGCGACGTGTGACCCACTATCTCAACCACAGAGCAGATGTGCTTGAGAAGCACGTTGAGAAGCAGCTCATGAATCGAGAGATAGCGGAGGAGCTATTTTATCGACTGAGGGTCAAGTACAAGCCCACGTGTCACCTACCGTTAAACAAGCAAAAGGGCACCAAACACCATCACGCCTACTTCACTTGCATTATCAACATTCTGACCGAGGCCACGCTCGGTGGGGCGGTATTCGACGATAACCCCAGTCGACTGTTGACTATAAAGGATGCCAAGGGGAGGCTGGTGGCGACGCTGTCGCGGCGACTCGACGGTGCCTACCCCGGAGTGCAAGACCCACACGCCGTCTGGGAGGTCAAGGAGTATTACGGGACCACGACCTTCGGCAGTCGTGTCGCGGATGGTGTTTACGAGACCGAGTTGGATGGTTACGAAATCAACGAAGCGGCAAAAGCCGCGTCGCGTCGCGTCGAACACTATCTATTCGTGGACGACTATTTTACTTGGTGGGATTGTGGCCGGTCTTACCTCTGTCGCTTGATCGATGCGATGCATATGGGGCTGGTTGATGAGGTTATCGTCGGTCGTGAAGTGCTGGTCCACTGGCCGGATATCGTGAGCAAGTGGCCGAGGTAGTTACCACGTCAGCAGCAGCCTATCGTGCACGTCTTCCCCTATCATAGAACTACCGCCATTCTGGAATCGACGCAGCATTGAGCTACCACAGTCCAGCAGGACTTCGCGCTCAAACAAGCCTTTAGGCCACTCGACCGCGATTCGTTTGGTCCCAGACTTCTTCGTACCGTCGATAGAGAGTGCAATCTTCGCCCCTCTTGCCTTGCACACCGCAATCATCTCAACCAACTTAGAGAAGCTGAAATCCTGTGCGCCGTAAAGGATCGACTGTGTGTCAATGTATGGTGGGTCGCAATAGATGAGGTCGCCTTCCCCCGCTGACTGCATGGTCTTGCTGAAAGACTGATTGACGAATTTCGTGTGCTTGACGCGCTCCCGCCATTCATGGAGCCGGGCCTCAAATGTCTCTGGGGCGATCGGCTTATGTGGACCAATCGGTGTGCTAATACGCCCCTCACGTGTGAATCGCATCACTCCACCGTAGCAAGTTCGACTTATGACCATCATATCGAAGGGGTTTGGATGGGCGTTGTACCTGGTCTTAACGTCGTCGTAAACCTGTTGTCGATTCTCATTGAAGCGGGTGATTGTGTCACGGTAGTAGGAAATCAGCGACTCCGGAGCCCTCTGCACCAGCTTCCAGAACTCTACTAACGGCGTAATTACATCGCCCGCTATTCCGCGTGTGGGCGCGACTGTGGCTAAGACTGCGCCGATTCCAAGAAAAGGCTCAAGGTAATGATTATAATCATCCGGGAAGTACGCCGTGATCGTGTGTGCGTACTTGTACTTGTTACCGACCCACTTTAGGAGTTGGCCTTTCGGTCTGGTTCTTGGCAATAGCGAGTGCTGCATCCAGAATGTCCTTAACACTAATAATCTAAAGTCGCATTTTCAAGAAATGCTGTCAAGGCCACTCTGTCAATATGTGATACTGTCACACGCTCAGGCTGTTGGCCGGGCTCAGGCTAAGAGTAGTTGCCTCATTAACTACGTCGTTTCCAAAGGGAATCTACCAGGTCTTCCATCTGAGAAAGGCGGTCTCTGCACAGATCACACACGGGATGGTCAGGGTCGGTCATAGCCGGGCCGCACCCGTTTTCGCATTCCCACACTTCAGTCCAAAGGTTCTTTACTTTGTCCCAGCCAGAACTATCCTTTAACATACTCCCCTCCCTTTCAGTGGTTGCTCAGCAGCCACCACACGATATAAACGATGATGAAGATCCCCTAGGATGATTGCGGCCTGCGCGAAGTGACCTTAGCCCCAGCGCGTGGCCCCCGCCCACAAGAAAATACGCCCGAGAGGAATCGAACCCCTAACCTTCTGATCCGTAGTCAGACGCTCTATCCAATTGAGCTACGGGCGCATTCTTACAGAACTTTAAGTACGAACATCAGCCGCCCCTTGTCAACCTCTTTTGAAGCAGCCCGGTTCAACCGGCCCAGACGAAATACAGAATCAGGGACGCCACCACCACAATGATCGCAAAGATGCCGAACAACCACCGGGCGAGGCTTTTCCGGCCCCGGGTCTTGCCCCCGACGTCGGTCTCGTCCTCGTTCTCGTTCTCGGCTTCCCTTAATTTGGCCACCCAGATGTCCTCGGCCTGAAGTACCTCGGGCGACTCCGTGCCGAGGGTGAAGACCTCGACCTCGGGGATGGGTGATTCCTTGATCTCCTCGACCTTGATAACGACGACGGTGACGTTGTCGCTGCCGCCCCGGTCGTTGGCCATCTGCACGAGGTCGTCGGCTATACGCCTCAGGCCGTCTTTTCGGGCCTTGTCGGCGGTTTCGAAGATTTCGTCGTCATCGGCAAACCCGCACAGGCCGTCGGAGCAGAGGATAAACACCTCTCCGGGCTGGACCTTGACCAGGCGGTAGTCGACCTCGACAGTGTCCCTGACGCCGAGGGCCCGGGTGATGACGTTTTTGGCGACCAGCGAGCTGGCCTCTTCCTGCGACATTTCCTGGCTCTTCTGCATTTCGACCAGCCAGGAGTGGTCTCTGGTGAGCGGCTCGAGCGCCCGGTCGGTCAGGCGGTAGGCGCGGCTGTCGCCGACGTGGGCCACCGACATGACATCGGCCTCAAACGCCACCGCGACGATGGTTGTGCCCATACCGGACAGCCCGGGATCGGCAACGGACCGGCTGAAGATACTTCGGTTGGCCAGGCGAATGGACTTGAGCAGGAGGTCGCCGCCGGCCGGCAGAGTGCGGTCGAGCTTGAGCGCCTCGTCCTGAAGCAGCGGCTTTTGGAACTTCCGGAAAGCCCTTTCGATGGTTACCGAGGCGGTCATGGAGGCGACCTCCCCGGCCTG contains:
- a CDS encoding Dam family site-specific DNA-(adenine-N6)-methyltransferase — protein: MQHSLLPRTRPKGQLLKWVGNKYKYAHTITAYFPDDYNHYLEPFLGIGAVLATVAPTRGIAGDVITPLVEFWKLVQRAPESLISYYRDTITRFNENRQQVYDDVKTRYNAHPNPFDMMVISRTCYGGVMRFTREGRISTPIGPHKPIAPETFEARLHEWRERVKHTKFVNQSFSKTMQSAGEGDLIYCDPPYIDTQSILYGAQDFSFSKLVEMIAVCKARGAKIALSIDGTKKSGTKRIAVEWPKGLFEREVLLDCGSSMLRRFQNGGSSMIGEDVHDRLLLTW
- a CDS encoding protein phosphatase 2C domain-containing protein, coding for MSLLPKLQVVGKTDTGLVRAGNEDYLHLDSANNVYAVCDGMGGHQAGEVASMTASVTIERAFRKFQKPLLQDEALKLDRTLPAGGDLLLKSIRLANRSIFSRSVADPGLSGMGTTIVAVAFEADVMSVAHVGDSRAYRLTDRALEPLTRDHSWLVEMQKSQEMSQEEASSLVAKNVITRALGVRDTVEVDYRLVKVQPGEVFILCSDGLCGFADDDEIFETADKARKDGLRRIADDLVQMANDRGGSDNVTVVVIKVEEIKESPIPEVEVFTLGTESPEVLQAEDIWVAKLREAENENEDETDVGGKTRGRKSLARWLFGIFAIIVVVASLILYFVWAG